The nucleotide sequence AGGGATATTCAACGTGACGCCAACCATTGCACTGCTACGCCAACACCGCTCCATCCGATCGTTTACCGACCAGCTGCTCAGCGACGAGCAGCGCAATGCCATCATCGCCGCCGCACAGAGTGCGTCCACCTCCAGTTTCCTGCAATGCAGTTCGATTATCCGCATTACCGAGCCTGCATTGCGCTCGCAACTGGTGCAACTGACCGGCGAACAGCCCTGGGTCGGGCAGGCGGCGGAGTTCTGGGTGTTCTGCGCCGATTTTCATCGTCATCAGCAGATTTATCCGCAAGCCGAACTGGGACTGGCGGAACAGTTGCTGCTCGGCTGCGTCGATACCGCGCTGATGGGGCAGAATGCGCTGGTGGCGGCCGAATCGATCGGGTTGGGCGGCGTCTTCATCGGCGGCGTTCGCAACCAGATAGCCGAAGTAACCCGGTTGCTGGCGTTGCCGCAGCAGGTCTTGCCGCTGTTCGGGCTGTGCCTGGGGTATCCGGCCGCGCAGCCTGCTCTCAAACCGCGTCTGCCGGCGGCGCTGGTGGTGCATGAGAACCGCTATCAGCCGCTGGATAGCGCTTTACTGGCGGAATATGACCAGCATATCGTCGAGTATTATCGTCACCGCGACAGCAATCAGCGTATGGAAAGCTGGAGCGACCAAATTCGACGCACCCTGAGCAAGGAACGTCGTCCGTTCATGCTGGACTACCTGCGACAGCAGGGCTGGGCCACCCGATAGCACCGGAGCGCTATGAAAATCGCCATTCTGTCACAAGACAGTTCTCTCTATTCCTGCAAGCGATTATGCGAAGCGGCGGAGGAGCGACAGCACAACATCGAGGTGATCAATCCGCTGTCGTGCTACATGAACATTAACTCGGCCGCGCCGTCGGTTCATTATCGCGGGCGCCAACTGGACCCGTATGATGCGGTGATTCCGCGCATCGGGGCCGCGATTACCTTTTACGGTACGGCCGTGCTGCGCCAGTTTGAAATGCTGGGCAGCGTTGTGCTGAATAACGCCATGTCGGTGATCCGCGCCCGGGATAAACTGCATTCGCTGCAATTGCTGGCCCGTCAGGGCATTGATTTGCCGATTACCGGTTTTGCGCACTCGCCGGACGATACCGCCGACCTGATCAAGATGGTCGGCGGCGCGCCGTTGGTGGTGAAACTGGTGGAGGGCACGCAGGGAATCGGGGTGGTGCTGGCGGAAACCCATCAGGCGGCGGAAAGCGTCATTGATGCTTTTCGCGGTCTTAACGCCCATATTCTGGTGCAGGAATATGTCCGTGAGGCTCACGGTAAGGATATTCGTTGTCTGGTGGTTGGCGACCGGGTGGTGGCGGCGATCGAACGACAGGCTAAACCAGGCGATTTTCGCTCTAATCTGCATCGGGGCGGGTCAGCCAGCCGGGTGCGGATCACGCCGCAGGAGCGCGCAATTGCGGTCAAGGCCGCAAAAACATTGGGACTCAATGTGGCGGGTGTTGATATACTGCGCTCGGCGCGTGGGCCTCTGGTCATGGAAGTCAACGCATCACCCGGGCTGGAAGGCATTGAAACCACTACCGGGTTAGATATTGCAGGGATGATGATCGAATACATTGAGCACCATCACCGCGCGGTATCCCGTTCAGTCAGGGCAGGGTGAATGCCCGGCGAGAACGCCGTCTTTTTGGCGCGCCAGCGCGCCGTTGTGGTCAGTCAGCGATGAGGATTGGCCCGCTATTCCTGGGTTAGGCATTGCGTAGGTCAGGGTTTTTTATCATCCATGAAATATGAGGCGGTCAAGATGGATTCAATCATCGTCCCTGATTTGAATTTGCTTCGGCGGTGGCTGGATCAACTGGGCATCATTTACTTCGAGTGCGATTCCTGTCAGGCCTTGCATCTGCCGCACATGCAGAATTTTGACGGCGTGTTCGACGCTAAGATAGACATGGCCGACAGCGTCATCCTGTTTTCCGCACTGGCGGAAGTGAAGCCGACCGCATTGATTCCGCTGGCGGGCAACCTGAGCGAGATCAACGCCAGCTCGCTGACCGCCAAGGCGTTTCTCGATATTCAGGACGACAACCTGCCTAAATTGATCGTTTGCCAGACATTCAGCGCCGGCGCCGGCATCACGCTGGAGCAATTCCGTCATTTCATGCAACAGGCCGAGCAGCAGATCTCTATGGTGATCATGGAAGCCAGCGCCAATAATCTGCTGTTTTTGGGGGATGAAGAAGAGAGCCCTGCTGAGCATTCTAACACCTCAAGTCTGCACTGATCGCGTTATGGATCAATAGCCAGTCATCATTTTTTCTTATTTTTGGAAACCGCATTTAATGCGGTTTTTTATTCTCTAAGCCAGATGTTTTTCTATGTTTATGTCATCAGGACGCAGCACATAGATAAATTGTGAATAAATAATCGATAAAACCTGTTTTTTGTGTTCCGGTATGGTGTGGGCGTAACAGTGCGGTTATGCTTTATTTCTGTATGGTTCAGGTATAACGTCGCGGTTGGATGTGTTTTAACGATGAAAAAAGCGAATGCATAGCCATTCATCGCGCCGTGATGCTGAGCCCGGAAAAACAAAGAGCGGTATTATTTCCGGGCACCGTATAGTCACCCCCTATATTTACCCCCTGGTATGGAGGAAGGAACGGATGTTCACCCAACGTAAAAAATGGCTTTCGGGTGTGTTAACCGGCTTAATGATGGCCGCGTCCGTCACCGCATCTGCGGAAGAGAAAACGCTGCACGTCTATAACTGGTCTGATTATATCGCGCCGGATACGCTGGAGAATTTTCAGAAAGAGAGCGGTATTAACGTCGTGTATGACGTGTTTGACTCCAACGAAGTGCTGGAAGGCAAACTGATGGCCGGCAGCACGGGGTTCGACCTG is from Dickeya dianthicola NCPPB 453 and encodes:
- the rimK gene encoding 30S ribosomal protein S6--L-glutamate ligase, giving the protein MKIAILSQDSSLYSCKRLCEAAEERQHNIEVINPLSCYMNINSAAPSVHYRGRQLDPYDAVIPRIGAAITFYGTAVLRQFEMLGSVVLNNAMSVIRARDKLHSLQLLARQGIDLPITGFAHSPDDTADLIKMVGGAPLVVKLVEGTQGIGVVLAETHQAAESVIDAFRGLNAHILVQEYVREAHGKDIRCLVVGDRVVAAIERQAKPGDFRSNLHRGGSASRVRITPQERAIAVKAAKTLGLNVAGVDILRSARGPLVMEVNASPGLEGIETTTGLDIAGMMIEYIEHHHRAVSRSVRAG
- the nfsA gene encoding oxygen-insensitive NADPH nitroreductase, encoding MTPTIALLRQHRSIRSFTDQLLSDEQRNAIIAAAQSASTSSFLQCSSIIRITEPALRSQLVQLTGEQPWVGQAAEFWVFCADFHRHQQIYPQAELGLAEQLLLGCVDTALMGQNALVAAESIGLGGVFIGGVRNQIAEVTRLLALPQQVLPLFGLCLGYPAAQPALKPRLPAALVVHENRYQPLDSALLAEYDQHIVEYYRHRDSNQRMESWSDQIRRTLSKERRPFMLDYLRQQGWATR
- a CDS encoding YbjN domain-containing protein codes for the protein MDSIIVPDLNLLRRWLDQLGIIYFECDSCQALHLPHMQNFDGVFDAKIDMADSVILFSALAEVKPTALIPLAGNLSEINASSLTAKAFLDIQDDNLPKLIVCQTFSAGAGITLEQFRHFMQQAEQQISMVIMEASANNLLFLGDEEESPAEHSNTSSLH